The DNA window ATATAGGAGATCCTAAAATTTGATATTAGGAATCCACGTTTCAGACAACACGGTGAATTTGGAACGAGAAGACCTCCTAAACCACGAAATAATAGAATCTGAGGTATTGTTCAAACTCTCACACTCCCAAACATGTATTACAATCACAAGTGAGTAAAAAAAAGAGACAAGAGCCTAGTGAGAATGTGGTTGATAATTACTATATGAATAAATAAGatttagaagaagaagaagaggaggaagaagaggaggaggatgcTACAAAGAGCGGCGAGCAACGCTTGTTCGTGGTGGTGGGCAAACCACATCCGCAACAAGCAAACGAAATGGCTCGAACAGAGCCTCCTCGGTACCATTCTTCCTTCATTTTTCGTTTtcgttttggttttggttttggttttggttattcagcattgatgaaatgaaatgaaacgaACCGCAGACATGGACGACAAGGTGCAGTGCATGCTGAAGCTGATCGCGGAGGATGGCGACTCCTTCGCCAAGAGGGCTGAGATGTACTACAAGCGACGCCCAGAGCTCATCGACGCTGTGGAGGACTCCTACAAAGCATTCAAGGCGCTGGCTGACCGCTACGACATCATCTCCAAAGAGCTCCAGAATGCCAACAACACCATCGCTACCGTCTTCCCTGACCAGGTCCAGCTCTCGATGGACGACGCAGACGACGACTTCCCCCCGGCCAAACCAATCCAAAAAGCCCCCGCCAAGTCCACCAACATCCCCAAAGCTCCCTTGGCATCCATAGACAGCCTCAAGGGCTTCATCAGCAACGCTTCCAAACAGTTCCAGCCTAAGAAAACCTTCTCTTCCAAGTCCAAGTCGCGCCCCAAGCCTCCTACGCATAAATCCGGCTTGACCAAAGACGAGGCTGTCTGCGAGATCGACAGGGTCAACAAGGAGATCCTTGCCCTCCAGACCGTCAAGGAGTTCTGCAAAAGCTCCTACGAGAGTGGCTTGGCCAAATTCTACGAGATCGAGAACCAGATCGTGGAGATGCAGGAGAAGATCTCCATGCTGCAGGACGAGTACGAGATGGAGGGTGTGATCGATGATGGCGAAGCCCGCACTCTGATGGCCGAGGCCGCCTTGAAGTCCTGCAAGGAGACCCTCTCCGCGCTGCAGGAGAAGCAGGAAAACTCCGCCAAGGAGGCCCAAGACGAGTCCAAGAAGATCGATGAGGCACGCGACCAGCTCCATTCCCTCAGGCAAGACTGTGTCGATGACGAACAATATGAAGATATGCCTGATACGGATAGACAGGCCGTAACCTTGGGTTTCATACAAGAGCTCAACGACATGGAGACCTTGACCTTCGACAAGAGCATCGACCTCAGCTCCTCCGCGCCTCTGACAGTCACTCAGCTTGCTGAGAAGATCGACGTGCTGGTGAGTAAGGTCATCAACCTGGAGACTGCGGTGTCGTCCCAGACTGTCCTAATCAACACCATGAGGTCAGATTCGGACGAGCTACGGGAACAGATCAAGCAGCTAGAGAGCGATGAGGAGGAACTCATGGGCGACACGCACAGCCTCAGCAACAGGATCAAGGAACTCGAGGACAAGCTAACCAGGCTCGAGGAGCTCAACAGCAACGTTGAAGCTCACAACAGCAAGCTCGAGGCCAACTTTGCCTACTGCCGCTGCAGCCTTGATCACCTCTCAGAGCAGCTGGCCACCGTGAGGCCGGACGAGGAAGCAGAGGAATCTGATTCCTCGCAGAGCAAGCATGACAagtcaaagaagaagaagaaggagaagaaggagaagaaggagaGTAAGAAGAAGGATAAGTCCAAGAAGAAGGAGACGAGAGACGAGATAGAGGTGCCAGTATCAGATGAGGCCGACATCGAAGTGGAGACAGAAGTTAAAATGGATGATGCTGGTGATGATGGCGGCGATGAGAACGTCAGCTCATTGGAGGAACAGCAGGATGTTGGGATGCTAAATCCGCATTCCgacgaggaggatcccatgcCTCACCAAGTTGACGAGAGTGACCTGAGCTGGCAGCAGCTGCTGCTGAACGGggcagaggatcgagacaagatcCTTCTCAGAGAATACACCACCATCCTTAGGAACTACAAGGATGTGAAGAGGAAGCTCAGTGATACAGAGAAGAAGGACAGAGACATTGAATTCGACTTCACGATGCAGCTGAGGGAGTTGAAACAAGCTATCATGAAGAGGGATCAAGAGATTCAGCATCTCAAGCAGGAGCTAACCCTTGTGCAAGGACTTAAGGATGGGAAAAAAGAGGAAGAGGGCGAATCCCAATCCGAATCAGCAGATGAGAGTGGCAAACAGGAACCAGGAACTCAAGACTTGGAGGTGGGAGAGAAGGAAGAATTTATCCAGATGATCTTCAACGTTAATCCTCCTGGGATTTCAGCTGTGGAGGAGAGGCTGCGGATGATGATTGACGCAATACTAGATGAGAACCTCGATTTCTGGCTGAGATTCAGCACTGCATTTCATCAAGTCCAGAAATTCAAGAGTGAGGCTCAGGACTTGATAGATGAGATAAAGAAGCTGAGGCGGAAGAAGAAGCAGGAAGGAGGCATCACCGCGCAGCTGAGATCAGAGGTCCGGCCAATATACAAGCACTTGAGGGAGATCCAGACGGAGCTGACCATGTGGCTGGAGCAGCGGGTCTGCCTCAAAGATGAGCTCAAGCGCAGGTTCACGTCGCTGTGCAGCATACAGGAGGAGATCACTACAGCACTCAAGGAAGGGGTCGAGGAGGACGAGATCATTTTCAGCAGCCATCAAGCTGCAAAGCTGCAAGGTGAGATTCTGAGCATGAAACAGGAGAATAATAAGGTTAGGGAAGAGCTGCAGACATGCCTAGATCACGTCAGCCAGCTGCAGTTTGATATTGAGAAGAATCTGCGACAGTTGAATCGCGAGTTCAGCATCTGCGCTAATCAGCCACAGCTGCAGCACGCGATGAGCAAGTCCAAGATTCCTATGAGATCCCTCCTATTTGGAACCAAGGTCAAGAAGCAGAAACAGTCACTCTTCAACTTTATGcacactaataaaaaaatgcatgctGTCAGAGCTTTACCGTCTGTTTGATCACTACCACCAGATTTTGTTCCTCTCCAGTCCAGACTACAAATTTTTATCTGAATAGAATTTGGGTATTTAGATAGAtgatattttttcctttttctttccctttgttCATCTCTTGAAGCAGTTTCAGACTTTAGACTGTCATCAAATTTTTATAACTTAGTTACTCCTTTTTCCATATAGTGTTGGTTTCTGgtttatttatcttttacttCCATCCATTCAAACAACTTGCAAAACAATAACGCCTTCATACAACACCTCGATTCGTCAACTTGAATAAAGCACACACCAAAGAAACAGGCTGACTCAAGTTCCTTAGGGGGGCATACATCAACTCAAAGAGTCTTAgttcattttcattattttacaGTGCCTGCGATTCAGTTTGTGCCATTGCTTTTCCACAGCAATGGCATTAACCATTGAAGACCCAAAATTCTGATCAATGCCTCATTTGTTGTTCTACTTATTAATTACTTTCAATATCAGAACTGAAATATGCAGCAAATTACAAAAGGATAATAACATCTTTATTGCTTTAATACCATGTAAAGAAACAAGATAGAGTTTGATAGTTTAACGATAAATCACTAGATAAGCTGCAAAATACTATCAAACTTAATTTAGTTACACGTTTATCTATAGAGTATAGACATGGTGGCATCAACAGAGCAGGCTGTGTGGCTATATGCCAAAAACAACTTCCAAAACCACCTTTGCTCCTCTGCCTTTGGCCATGTAAAGCCCAACATGATGCATAAGGTCCTGTAATAGATAGCATGAGAAAAACTGAAAGAGGGCAAAAGCAATGAGTATCATTTTCCCACCTCACATTTCTTATCTTTGTGTGGTCAATGCCAATCTGTATTTCACTAATAGGTTTCCAAAGAATGCTATGGATTACAAATTTAAGACTCGATTCATGCATCCTCATTGTGTCCAACCACTTGTATCAATACTTATAGACGATATAATCCATGGAGGGGGAGCCGTATAAATGAGATGAGTGGATAAAGAGTTGCTTTCTAACCTGTGGATGAACCAGAGCACCTTTCATATTGCTGGCAACATCTACTGGAAGATCGAAAGTAGCACAACCACGAGAATACACAACTACATCCTCTAACGGAGAAATCAGTTCACGGTTTCTAGCAGACAGGGCCGAGCACACAAAATCAAGGACACAAATGTCTGTGCATATACCTACAACCAGTATCTAAGGTAAAGGAAAAAAACAAGTGTTGGTCAGAAAGGCAATCTATATAATATGACAAGAGCAATAAGCTGCAGAAGAAAAAATTAAACACCCACAGCTTTGATCCCATTTGTTTTCACCCAATCCACAAAAGCATTCGTTCCATCCTTTTCCAATGAACCAATAAATCCATCAATACAGTCCTTGCATCGCAATGTCACATTCGGTTCATTTTCCAGCCACTGTAATGCTGCACAAGGAATGTCCATGAGAGAATGAAAAACCATTGTCCATGCCATAGCAGGAGATATTTGAATAAGTATTACAAGGAACCAGTTTCGACTCATCCGTTCCAGCAATGCAGTGAGGAGGATAAGGTGGCTCAGGAACATCCGGATGATGAGTATTGAGAAACGCGTAGATAGGCCACCTCTTCTCACAGAACCCTCGAGCAAGCCTCACCGATTCATCAACCATTCCAGCAATCTGAGCATCAGGAGCTTGTGGTGCCTATTTCCAAATTCATCTTCTCATTAATCCATATACAAATCATATCAATCTAAACACatcaaaacatgctttcaaGCAATACTAGATCTACATACAATGACAGAAAGAACTGCACCATCAACGAATCAGAGAGGAAACTCAAAAATTGGAAAACAGAAATTTGTGAAAAGGGTTTGTGTGACTCACGAGATTACCAGAACCAACGGTGCAAAAGCCATTAACGATGTCGACAAGCACCAAACCGGTCATGACCTCGCCGGAGAGAAGTAGATTTTCCTGCTCCAACGGTAGCTCATTTTGCAAAACTTGTATTGCCAGAGGAGAAACCATGCTTCTTGATGGCAGCGATTTAAAGATGAGGGTCAAGATTGCATTTTTATTGCCAGCGCGCATTAATTTTCTGTCACGctatttcttaaaaaaaaaagattaattaaacCATTTTGAAGTTTATGGTTTTCTTCCTTGTGTTtacatttacatgtataaacaCAAAACATTTGAATATTTGACTCCCGACATCCTTCAGTctcgtttgaaaaaaaattctggAATGGTAAGACTGCAGCAAGATTCCAAGAACCCTCTTAGATATCGTTTCTAATTGGAAAAAAATAGATTCAACTTTCAAGATTGTGACCCCATTGTTTGAAATGTTATTTTCATTTGACTGTGACACACTCAAACATAATGTAATCGGCTAGAGGGATCGTACCTCTCATATAAACGTAATCAATGGTTTTGGAAAAAACAATCTTGTCTTTATGTATTTTAGTGTGTTGTTTATTTTAGCCCCTAACCTTCAATTTTTGGGAAAGACGTttacatttttatttcaatctaACCCTTCACCTTTTGAGGTGCATTTACAAAGCAAAAGCTCTTTGTAGATGTATAAATGGCTTCAACAAAAAGCAGTTATTGTGAATTATAACATACAAGCTTAATAAGCAACTCATATAATCGACCAGTAGATCAAGATTCAACTAAAATGAAGGGTGGCAGCAGAAACTCATTTTCCTTTGCCAACGTCATCCGGCAACCTTAAACCCATAAGCCCGAGAAGATTGGAGGCAGGCCCCGACAGTCCTTCCTGAGAAGAATAGGATTCGAGGAAATTCTTTACGAGGTTGAAATCTACATCCACCGGAGTTAGCTCTTCCATCTCATCATCCACATTCGACGTTCCCTGTGCAAATAAATAGTGAACGAATCTTATGTAGTGAACAAGATTATAGATTTCATGTACACTATAGAATTCTGCCACAAATTCAAACAAGTTGTGATGGTGCCCAGCAATAGAGGTAACAGTTGTATAGAACAAAGCATCTAAGTTAACCATCAcaccaagttgatcaagtaaaaTATTGCAAACCTCGTCTTTCTTCTTAGAGGTCTCTTCATTGGCATGAACAAAGGTTTTATCCAGTGTAGTAGCCTTCAGTTCCTTGTTTAGGGCATCTGAATAGGAATGCATGAACTCATTCTCTCCATCTTCATCAATATCATCTGCATGCTCACTCCCTTCTTCATAGTCATCATCTGTAAGATCATGTGACACGTCATATTTAGTAAATGTAACTGATACGGAGTGATAGGCAGGCATACCATAAGCATTTACTAATATCTCAAAATACGAAATCTATCGCACAATTGACATTaataatgaagaaaacagaaatataaaataaacaaagatAGATACTCCTATGACTACGAGGCCGTCCTTCGAAAAGGCTACAGGAAAATAGCTTAACTAAACCTTATTTCTGAACACTGCCAAACTAGGGAGTAAAACCTTATTTTAAGACTCTATACAGACTCCAACttaaataaaattctaaaagaTAAATACCTAGTAGTATCCTAAACCAAATCAAACTCTAGGATTTTAACTTATCTATTacaactaaataaaaaatagtagtaataataactAATAAAATCTACTGATATATCAGTACGTAAAATTAGCTGCATGCTCCTTGTTATTTAGGAGACATACAACTCCCTTCCAGACAACTTAAACCTAAGACCAAATGTCATGAGTGGAAGGTACTCTCATCACAGTAGCGTGATTTTAAACTGCTTAATGTTCACGCTTACACGACATGGTATGACAAAACAGGCATTCCATTTTGGCTTACTGGTACTGTCTTCCTACATGAGTGCAAGGTGCACTCAACCATTTTCAAAACTTTGTTCCTCCCCGAGGGGTAATGTTCAAATAGAATTGTAGATAGTTCAGAACAGAATAAACATAGGTGGATATAACTGGCTCCATCTCCTCCAAGGAGAATAGTCAAGAGCAGACAACTTTCAGAATTAACACATACAACTGCGACAACCAttaagaataaagtagaagcaAATACTTGAAAGATTACCAAAATCAAGATCTGATGATGATCCTTCTTCGAGGTCAATATCACTGTCATTTTTGTCAGAACCACGGAGTCCCATTACTGATTCCATGTCTTTCATAAACTGATCAACATCCAAATCCACATCTTTCAAGTTcctgaaaaaaataatgtaaaaatcTTTATATAATTCAGGTGATACATTGTTACTTAAGTTAATTACACTGAGCTCGTAAGATAGCTAATAAGGCAGAATAATTAAATGATGTCATATGATATGACTAGTGTAAATGATACACTGCAAACTTATTAACTATCCACATTAAATCAAACAACATCCAGGGTAATGTTCTTGGAGCTTATGAGGACAGTTACGAAAGAAAAAGTTGCTGTACTGAAGAAAGGGAGAAAGCCTTTCCAGTGGAAACAATTAGCAATTGCCTTATAATATGaacttataaaaaaatatagttcCTTATCATCCAAGAATATTCTAATACCATCACAAGAGATTGTTTGTAAGTCCTACGAGAATATGGATCATACCAACTTATTCTAGTAGCATTAGCTGAAACCACTAGTCATGAATTTGTTCCCATTCAACACAACAattagccaaaaagagaaatggaaGATTTTATTAGCTTTTGTTCCAAAATGTTTCATCCACCTCCATCTGAATACACATACCAGCCATTGGAGCTCTAACATTTGGAGTTCGGTTGGGTGCTAATACCAAGTCACTAATAATGCCAAATAACATAACTAGAGAATCAACCAAAAGATGAATCATTAACATTTAACATATGACGAAAACCTAACATTTTCTTGCATGCACCAGTCATCCTATCAATTCATCAATATCAATATAGATTTTTCAGTTTTGATCCCTACAGCAAAAGGCACCCATTATTGCACTATTTCAATATATTGAATAAATTGAACATGAGCTCTAGTGTTCAAGTAAGatagaaaaacaaaattataatagCAAATATGAATTGTAAGAGGATATGAAGAACCTGTCATCTGGAAGCTGATAGGACCAGCGGCTGGAAGGTTTACAGCCGCCGAGGAAGTGGGAAGGCAGTTAGTGGAAGTGAGAAGATCAAGGAAGCAGATCATAAGGGACAGTCAGCTGGAAGTGAGAAAATCATGGCTGCGAAGGAGTAAAGGAAGCAAATCATGGGATTCCTAAATCAAGGCTGCAAAGGAGTAAATGGAGCAAATCATGGGATTCCTAATTTTATGcattctagtatttattttacaGTATAAATAAATGTAAGCTAGGGAGTCCAAGATATCTTGGAGAGATCATTTGTATTGGACGACTTGgtcgtaggcctctgcggaggattgATATTTCTTTACATTCCATTCAATCAAGTGATCGTTCCTCTCTATTCTGCATTTACAAATTATTAAGTGTGATTGGAGAGCATATCCCGTGCTCTCTGCCTCTCTTCCGCCCTTCACTCCTaacaattggtgcggtgaacgatggTTAGCTCTCGATCGGACACGCGGCTGGAAGAATTGGAGAAGGCTGCGGAAAATCTGGAACAGGGCAGGCTCTTGTTGGACGCGGCGGTGACTGAACTGAATGCCCAATTCCGCCGCACCGACGACCAAGTAATGGAGGTACGTTCTAATCTGAACGCCATGCGCGAGGAGATGCGTGCGGGGTTCGCTTCACTCAAGCTGAAGGATAAGTCCGGACCGGAGGACGAGGCCACCTCAGCGAATCGGGGGTCAAAGTCGACAGCTGCGGGTGGTGTATCGACGTCACCCATGCCTACCTTTGACGGCTCAGAGGCCCTCGCGTGGCTGGCAAGAGCAGAGCAGTTTTTTCTGATCTCGGAAACCCTTCCCGAGCACCGGGTTGGCGTCGCCATGGTAGCTCTGGCAGGCGCTGCCCTCCCGTGGTACCAGTTGTTACGACAACGAGTCCCGGATCTGACGTGGGCTCGATTTGCAAGGGAATTGATGAAACGTTTTGGAGGCAATGGAGCTTTGAATGAATATGAAGCATTCGCCGCAGTCCGTCACACCGGCTCCCTAACGGACTTCGTGGCTGCTTTCGAGGCGCGACTCGCACAGGTTCCAGATATCTCGTGTCATCAATACCTGGGATTTTTTATGGCGGCACTTCGCCCTGAGGTCCGCCTACAAATGAAGGCCGCCAAAATCACTACGTATGAGGATGCGGTCGAATTGGCGTTGGACATTGACATGATGGCATCCGCCCAGCCCCCGCGATCAGCGCCCACCCAATCATCCACCCAGCCACAAACATATGCAAACCAGCCAGCTCGCTCTTTCTCAAAGGGGTACTCCCAATCCCCCTCTCACTCCTCTGGCTCGTCAAGACCCCTATCCAAACGCTTCCGGAACGTGTCTCCAGAGGAGTATAGGCGGCACATAGCAGCAGGGACCTGTGTCAAGTGCGGCCTGAAGTTCGGGCCGACTCATAGATGCCCCCCCAAGACGCTCAACGTCCTGATCTGCGAGGAGGAAGAAGGATCAGCCGCTGATTCAGATCCCGAGGAGTCAGAACTTGTGGACAACAACGTGGAGCCGCAGCTCTCCGTCCTATCCCTGAATGGGCTGGACACGACCAATACAATGAAATTATTTGGGGAAATCGACTCACAACAGGTCAAGGTGATGGTGGATAGCGGCGCTAACTACTGTTTCATTTCAGAACAGTGTGCCCAGCGGCTCCAGCTGCCGATTACTCCCACATCGCCCTACTCGGTGGTGTTGGGCGACGGGACCACACGACGAGCAGCAGGGCTCTGCAGGGGCGTGCTTCTTACATTAGAGAAGGAGAAGTTTGTGGTCTCATGCTATGTCTTTCCCCTCCGGAACATCGACGTAATTTTGGGGGTATCGTGGCTCGCTTCTCTCGGATACGTCTGGGCAAATTGGCAGCACTCTTCCATGGATTTTTCAGTCGACGGCCGGCACGTTTCGCTCAAAGGCGATCCAACTCTAATGCGGCGGGCCTGCTCCTCCCAGGACCTCCGCTGCCTCGAGGAAGGTGACTGCTGCTGGGTCCTCCACTCGGTACAGAAAGAGGTCGTGGCGGAACCTTTCGGGATCAGCTCGTCCCTGTCCCAGGCAGCCCATTCGCAACTGCTGAAACTGATAGAGGAGTTCCCTTCGATCACACGGGAGGCCACGGGTTTACCCCCCCGCCGCCGCACTGACCATCGCATACCTCTGCGACCAGGTACTGACCCCGTCTCTGTCCGCCCATATCGGTATAATCATTTACAGAAAGATGAAATGGAGAAGCTCGTCGCCGAGATGTTGACTTCCGGGGTGATTCAGCCAAGTACTAGCCCTTTTTCTAGCCCGGTACTCCTTGTGCGTAAGAAGGATGGCTCTTGGAGATTTTGCGTCGATTACAGGGAACTGAACAAGCGGACCATTCCCGACAAATATCCTATTCCAGTGATACAGGAATTACTTGACGAACTACATGGGGCCAAGTGGTTCAGCAAGATCGACCTGAAAGCCGGCTATCACCAAATCCGGGTAGCCCCTAACGACGTGCCCAAGACGGCGTTTCGCACACATTCCGGTCATTATGAGTTCCTGGTTATGCCGTTCGGCCTCACCAACGCCCCGGCAACATTCCAGAGCTTGATGAACGACATCTTCAGGCCGGCGCTACGCAAGTTCGTTTTGGTTTTCTTTGACGACATCCTCGTCTATAGCACGACCTGGGCAGATCATATGCGCCACCTTCGACGTGTTTTTGAAGCCTTGCACGCTCACGCCCTCGTCGTCAACTCCAAAAAGTGTCTTCTTGGGCGGGACAGCGTCGAGTATCTTGGGCATATCGTGTCCCTTGAGGGTGTTAAAATGGACCCCGCCAAGATCTCGGCGGTCCTCCGCTGGCCGACTCCGACTTCTTTAAAGAGTGTTCGCGGATTTCTCGGCTTAACAGGGTATTATCGCCGTTTTATCCGCGACTACGGCAAGATCGCAGCCCCCCTTACGGAGCTCTTAAAGAAACCACCGACACCCCACGCCAAAGCCGCTTGGATCTGGCCAACGGCGGCAGCCTCCGCTTTCGACGCTCTTAAAAAAGCACTGACTTCCGCACCTTTACTCCGGATGCCAGATTTCACGAAGGAATTTGTGATTGAATGTGACGCCTCGGGCCGAGGCCTAGGGGCGGTATTAATGCAGGAACGTCAACCGGTGGCCTACTTCAGCAAAACCTTGTCCCCTAGGAGTTTAGCAAAATCAGCCTATGAGAAGGAGCTCATGGCCCTCGTCCTCGCGATCCACCATTGGCGCCCCTATTTGTTGGGCCGCCGCTTCATCATTCACACGGATCAGCGCAGTCTGCGTCAACTGTTAGCTCATCCACTAGCAACTCCAGCGCAACAAAATTGGGCGGCCAAGTTATTGGGTTACGATTTCACTATCGTATACAAGGAAGGAAAGCTGAATAGGGCGGCCGACGCCCTCTCCCGTCGAGATGAGGACGTGCTGGAACTCTCCGCCATCTCAACTCCGTCATGGCCGGAATGGTCAACGATTCAGGCAACTTTGTCCTCGGACCCGGCCCTATCAAAAATCAAATCTGCACTGGAGGCCGGACAGCCAACCTCCCCTCATTACGAGCTGGTGCACGGCACTCTGTTTTACAAAGGGAGGATTGTGGTCCCCCCCCATTCCCCATGGATACCGAGGCTGCTGGCAGAGTTCCATATCACGCCTACCGGTGGACATTCTGGCGCCTACCGAACATACCGCAGGGTTGCTTCAAACGTTTTTTGGCCTGGAATGATGAAGCAAGTCACAAATTTCGTCGCGGCTTGTGCAACGTGTCAGAGGCATAAAACCGAAACAAAGTCTCCCGCCGGTCTCTTGCAGCCCCTACCAATTCCGGACCGTATTTGGGAGGATATTAGCATGGACTTCGTTTCCGGTCTACCGAAGGCAGGGGGGTTTGACTGCATTTTTGTCGTCATTGACCGCCTTTCCAAGTATGGTCATTTCATAGGCCTTCGACACCCATTCACAGCCCGGCAGGTGGCGGAGCTGTTCACGCACGAGGTGGTTCGTCTTCATGGCGTTCCAAGGTCAATCGTGTCTGATCGTGACCCTATTTTCCTCAGCTCATTTTGGAAGGAATTGTTTCGGGCCACGGGAACAACATTGAAGATGAGTTCCGCCTATCACCCCGAAACAGATGGGCAGACGGAGGTTTTGAACCGGTGTTTGCAGACGTACCTGCGTTGTTTTTCATCTGACCGACCGAAGCAGTGGAATAAGTGGCTAGCATGGGCAGAGTACTGTTATAACACCAGCACCCATTCGGCTTCGGGCATGACTCCTTTCGAGGTGGTCTATGGTCGAGCTCCGCCCACCTTGCATACCTTCCTCCCGGGGGAGATTCGAGCCCAAGCCGTCATAGACACTCTTCGCTCTCGCGACGAGGTGTTGGAACTGCTACGCCATCATCTCCGGCGAGCTCAAGACCGTATGACAGCTTCAGCAAACAAGCGGCGACGGGATGTCGAGTTCAGCGTGGGTGACATGGTCTATTTGAGGTTCCGCCCCCATCGCCAGTCCACCCTCTTCACGGCCCGAAACAGGAAGTTAGCTCCGCGTTTT is part of the Salvia splendens isolate huo1 chromosome 22, SspV2, whole genome shotgun sequence genome and encodes:
- the LOC121787118 gene encoding kinase-interacting protein 1-like, with protein sequence MKRTADMDDKVQCMLKLIAEDGDSFAKRAEMYYKRRPELIDAVEDSYKAFKALADRYDIISKELQNANNTIATVFPDQVQLSMDDADDDFPPAKPIQKAPAKSTNIPKAPLASIDSLKGFISNASKQFQPKKTFSSKSKSRPKPPTHKSGLTKDEAVCEIDRVNKEILALQTVKEFCKSSYESGLAKFYEIENQIVEMQEKISMLQDEYEMEGVIDDGEARTLMAEAALKSCKETLSALQEKQENSAKEAQDESKKIDEARDQLHSLRQDCVDDEQYEDMPDTDRQAVTLGFIQELNDMETLTFDKSIDLSSSAPLTVTQLAEKIDVLVSKVINLETAVSSQTVLINTMRSDSDELREQIKQLESDEEELMGDTHSLSNRIKELEDKLTRLEELNSNVEAHNSKLEANFAYCRCSLDHLSEQLATVRPDEEAEESDSSQSKHDKSKKKKKEKKEKKESKKKDKSKKKETRDEIEVPVSDEADIEVETEVKMDDAGDDGGDENVSSLEEQQDVGMLNPHSDEEDPMPHQVDESDLSWQQLLLNGAEDRDKILLREYTTILRNYKDVKRKLSDTEKKDRDIEFDFTMQLRELKQAIMKRDQEIQHLKQELTLVQGLKDGKKEEEGESQSESADESGKQEPGTQDLEVGEKEEFIQMIFNVNPPGISAVEERLRMMIDAILDENLDFWLRFSTAFHQVQKFKSEAQDLIDEIKKLRRKKKQEGGITAQLRSEVRPIYKHLREIQTELTMWLEQRVCLKDELKRRFTSLCSIQEEITTALKEGVEEDEIIFSSHQAAKLQGEILSMKQENNKVREELQTCLDHVSQLQFDIEKNLRQLNREFSICANQPQLQHAMSKSKIPMRSLLFGTKVKKQKQSLFNFMHTNKKMHAVRALPSV
- the LOC121787119 gene encoding nicotinamidase 1-like, which translates into the protein MRAGNKNAILTLIFKSLPSRSMVSPLAIQVLQNELPLEQENLLLSGEVMTGLVLVDIVNGFCTVGSGNLAPQAPDAQIAGMVDESVRLARGFCEKRWPIYAFLNTHHPDVPEPPYPPHCIAGTDESKLVPSLQWLENEPNVTLRCKDCIDGFIGSLEKDGTNAFVDWVKTNGIKAILVVGICTDICVLDFVCSALSARNRELISPLEDVVVYSRGCATFDLPVDVASNMKGALVHPQDLMHHVGLYMAKGRGAKVVLEVVFGI